In Canis lupus baileyi chromosome X, mCanLup2.hap1, whole genome shotgun sequence, one DNA window encodes the following:
- the LOC140627624 gene encoding LOW QUALITY PROTEIN: nuclear receptor subfamily 2 group F member 1-B-like (The sequence of the model RefSeq protein was modified relative to this genomic sequence to represent the inferred CDS: substituted 1 base at 1 genomic stop codon) produces MEKVTDTGPPPQDEMPGSQGSQVLQVPPGPDPPPPSAQYEPQTPSKEGPARTLEEMAAGSEGTLGGSSGDKEQRQPPINCLVCGDKSSGKHYGQFTCEGCKSFFKRSVGKNLTFTCQANQDCRVDQYRRNQCQFCRLKKCIDVGMKREAVHRNRMLPAPPPQGQFTLANGEILNSQTNLSGYISLLIHAEPYPLSGSGSQDVQPNDVLILENICEQAARVLFGAVEWARKIPFFPDLEVNDQVALLHLTWCDLFMLNWAQCSMPAQVLPFLAATSLHTSPGSSDQVAVFTENVQMLQDQMEKFKALHVDPAEYSCLKAIILFAPDAPGLSDTVNVESWQEKSQCALEQYVRRQYSNQPMRFGKLLLRLTSLRAVPSSVVEQLFFVHLVGKTPIKILIRDILLSGGSGNXPYMAIKKNKTKRRGTEAEKEKRQNTGLFKFFC; encoded by the exons ATGGAAAAGGTAACGGACaccggcccccccccccaggatgaGATGCCTGGCTCGCAGGGCAGCCAGGTCTTACAGGTGCCTCCTGGGCCAGACCCACCACCCCCCAGTGCCCAGTACGAGCCGCAGACACCCAGCAAAGAGGGCCCAGCCCGCACACTGGAGGAAATGGCGGCTGGCAGCGAGGGCACCCTTGGTGGCTCCAGTGGTGACAAggagcagc GGCAGCCGCCCATCAATTGCCTGGTGTGTGGCGACAAGTCAAGCGGCAAGCACTATGGCCAATTCACCTGCGAGGGCTGCAAGAGCTTCTTCAAGCGCAGTGTGGGCAAGAACCTGACCTTCACATGTCAAGCCAACCAAGATTGTCGCGTTGACCAGTACCGCCGCAACCAGTGCCAGTTCTGCCGCCTCAAAAAATGCATCGACGTGGGTATGAAACGGGAAGCGGTGCACAGGAACAGGATGctgcccgcgccgccgccccaaGGGCAGTTTACGTTGGCCAACGGGGAAATTCTCAACTCCCAGACTAACCTGTCTGGATATATTTCTCTGCTGATCCACGCCGAGCCATATCCGCTGTCTGGGTCAGGCAGCCAGGACGTGCAGCCCAACGATGTCTTGATCCTCGAGAATATCTGCGAACAGGCTGCTCGTGTGCTCTTCGGTGCTGTTGAATGGGCCCGGAAGATACCTTTCTTCCCTGACCTGGAGGTGAATGACCAAGTGGCCCTGCTTCACCTCACCTGGTGTGACCTGTTCATGCTCAACTGGGCACAGTGCTCCATGCCCGCCCAGGTCCTCCCCTTCCTGGCCGCCACCAGCTTACACACCTCCCCGGGGTCCTCCGACCAGGTGGCCGTCTTTACGGAAAACGTACAGATGCTCCAAGACCAAATGGAGAAGTTCAAAGCTCTGCACGTCGACCCTGCCGAGTACAGCTGCCTCAAGGCCATCATCCTGTTTGCTCCAGATGCCCCTGGTCTCTCTGATACAGTCAATGTGGAAAGCTGGCAGGAAAAGTCCCAGTGTGCGCTGGAACAATACGTTAGAAGGCAGTACTCCAACCAACCAATGAGATTCGGAAAGCTTTTGCTTCGCCTCACTTCTCTCCGCGCAGTCCCCTCCTCAGTGGTAGAGCAATTATTTTTTGTCCATTTGGTGGGTAAAACCCCCATCAAAATCCTTATCCGAGACATACTACTGTCAGGTGGCAGTGGTAACTAGCCATatatggcaattaaaaaaaataaaacgaaaagAAGAGGAAcggaagcagagaaagagaaaaggcaaaatactGGTTTGTTTAAATTCTTCTGTTAA